Sequence from the Arvicola amphibius chromosome 3, mArvAmp1.2, whole genome shotgun sequence genome:
AAAGGGTGTCAGGACTTCTGGAGGAGGACACGGGGCATTAGAGGCTGACTTGTTGACCATGACTGTTTAGGAGCCTTTTAGCCCTGTTCCTCCCTGATCCACAAGAGGGAGCAGTTGGTAACAGCAGAACTTTGGAAGGACTGTGTGAGTAACAGGAAGAGCATGGAGCCCAGGCTTCCCCGGCTTGTGAGAGTTAAGAAATCTGTATACAGCATTGCTCCACAGTAGATAGCAgttaatgtttgatttttttctttttctttttttcctgatctCCCCTCTTAAAAGGGGAGCATAGTGACATGGACTAAATACTTAGTACGTCTCATTTTGATGTGTACAAGTTCAGTCACTGTGCCTTTTGAAAAAGGAGTAAGTGAGCCTGTAAATGATCTAGACTACATAGAAACAGGAATCACTGGAAATGAATTGGATTGGGAGTGAAATGACTGGGATGGGGACATGTCTTCTCTGAGTAAGGGTGGCCTTAGGGGATCCCCAGAACCTCTGTTTTCATGTCTGTTAGACACGATCACTGCCCTGCTTACTATAGGAGTACTATAGATAAACGTGCTTTAAGTGCTTTGCACACTGGGGTCTTGGGAGGAAGTGAGAGGAGTTACTCTTTAGGTTGTCTGTGAGTGCTGCTTTGCTGCCCCTAAGCACAGAGCCAGGTAGACCTTATGGGCTTTTCCAGTAGTTCAGAGATACGTGTTTCTGGGCCAGGCTTTTAAACTGGGTGAGATATGCACAGCGCTCTTGTGGGGAAtctgtttgcttttgtatttAGACCACAGTGAAGATGGACATTTCCGTCATGATGAGCAAGATCCATCTTCTCCTAGGAGGGTTCGTCATGACACCCCAGATCCATCTTCTAGGAGGGCCCGTCATGACACCCCAGATCCATCTCCTCCCAGGAAGACCCGTCATGATACACCAGATCCGTCTCCTCCTAGGAGGGTTCGTCATGACACCCCGGATCCATCTCCTCCCAGGAGGGCCCGTCATGATACACCAGATCCCTCTCCCCCAAGGAGATCCCGTCATGATACCCCAGATCCCTCTCCCCCAAGGAGATCCCGTCATGATACCCCAGATCCCTCTCCCCCAAGGAGATCCCGTCATGATACCCCAGATCCCTCTCCCCCAAGGAGATCCCGCCATGTCTCAGACACATCTCCTCCCAGGAAGTCTCATCGTAATTCCTCAGGTGCATCTTCTAGGAGAGGCCATCCTTGTTCCTCGGGTGTCTCTCCCCCCAGAAGGGCCCATAACCACTCCCCTGACACAGCTACACATAGGAGGACTTTTGACACTTCAAACCCACAGCATCTCAGGAGGGCCCGTCATGACTCCCCTGATTTGGAACTGTCCAGAACCAAAAGTAGTAAAGCTGCAGAAAGATCCTCTAGCAAGGCTGTACACCAGAGGGGGCTGGGGCCCTCTCACCCATCATTctccaagaacagcaagtacaGGCAGGACTCTGACCTTTCTCCACGGAAACGGCAAGCAAAGGCTCATGTTGGAGCTAAGAAGCAGTTTGATCCTAAAGGTGAGCATATGGCTGTTTGTAAGAGGAACTTGATCTTGTGAGTATGAGAGTGAGTTTCTTTGGAAACATTTTGAAACTCGAGGGGCTAGGCGTAGAGTTAAAAACTCCCAGGGGTAGGGAGGAAAGTTCTTATGTGCTCTTGCTCACCCTCTACCCCATAAAAAGGCACTGATGGGGCAGGCGAGGTGGCTTTGTGGGTAAAAGAATTTTCTGTACCCGTGCAGTGAGAGGAGAAAACCGACTCTGAatgctgtcctctgtcctccatgtgtgggcacctgcactcacacatacagtaATAATAGATGCAAATAAAAGCTGTGAATAGAATGCACAGGAAGGTTTTCACGAACAGTCATTCAGACACCGTCATTGTTAATGTTGTAGCCAGGGCCTTGGGTGCTCTCTGGCATGCATGAGCCTGGCTGTGCAGAGTGTACCTGCTGTGTGTGATCATGCATGAGCCTGGCTGTGCAGAGCGTACCTGCTGTGTATGGTCTTACTTGCTCTCTCCACTCAACAAAATTTCTCTGGTTTATAGGTATTGTTATGttactgtggttttctttttcttatttttttttttttaatctttttatgttATATAAATTGACTCAGCCATTTTCCTGAGATTGCATGCTTTGGATTATTTCTAGCTTTGCTCTTAGGATAGTTGACAGTCATCCTGTACATATACTGTTGGAACAACTATGGATTATTTCTTATCTTAGATCTCTTGGGGATTTAAGTGACAGGTTCCTAGAAAGCTGAGCAGTTGGTAGGTCAGAACATGTGGCCGTTGCTACAACCTGGTACCCACTGCAGGACACTGTCATCGAGAGCAGACCTATGCATTTGTTCTGGCAActgttttgattttaaagttaaattactTTTGTTGTAGAAGGAGTGGGCTGTATCCCgctgctcagttggtagagcatgagactcttaatctcagggtcaagGGTTTGAGCCCTACGTTGGGTGCCAAACTGTTGTAGAAGGGGCGGGCTGCATCCTGCTACCTGGCTAGCCtaatccccaaaataaccacaaagaaattgtattaatttaattactgtctggcccattatatctagcctcttcttggccatctctcacatcctgatctaacccatttccgttaatctgtgtatcaccacgatgTCGTGGCTTACTCGGAAAGATTCAGCGTCTCTGACCTGGCAACTTCATGGCGgctctccctgtctgccttcctcctcccagtcttctgttctgtctactccgcctacctaaatgctaccctatcaaaaggcctaggcagtttctttattcaaccaatgaaagcaacacataaatcaCTTCATTATTCTTGAGTTTGAGGATATCAGCACATACTCCAGGCCTTCCTGACTCTGCCATACCACGAGGGCTGACTCCAAACTCTTCTTGTTGATTCTGGACAGAGTGGCAGTGGTAGACCAAAGTATAGATGAATGTCAGAAATTTCACATACTTTTCAAAGTCCCCAGACACTGGTGGCCAGGACACAGAGCCCCTGACTTTGTTCTCCGTGTCTCCTGcgcttgttttatgtttttttttttttttataggatgGCCGAGTACCCCAGTGTGGTAAGGtgtttttttctgaggcagggtttctctgtagctttggagcctgtcctggaactagctcttgtagaccaggctggcctcaagctcacagagatctgcctgcctcttcctcccaagtactgggattaaaggcgtgtgccaccaacacctggtaCATGGTAAGTTCTTAGAAATATTCTTCCAAGGAGGTTAATTTATCCTCCTTTTTTCTACCTGTGCTGGGACCAAAACCAGGGCCTTACATACTTGGTTCACTTTACCTCTGGACCATCCCATTCTTTAATCCCTAGGTTCTCTTAACCCAGAGATTTCATACAAGCTCTTCACCTAGGAAACAGAGGAGTCACACTTTGACTGCCTTTCTACCTAGGTGTCTGCCAAAAAGCCTCTGATTCAGACCTTTCTCCTCCACggcaaaaacaaaatccaggacACCAGGATTCTGACGCGGATCTGTCACCGCCACGGAATAGACAGAGACGTCGGAGCTCTGACTCTGACCTCTCTCCACCCCGGAGAAGACAGAGGACCAAATCTTCTGATTCTGATCTCTCTCCTCCTCGAAGGAGTCCCCGTCCCGGGAAGAAGGTAGGGATTTCCAGGACTTGTGTCTTTATCAGACACATCTATCCTCCCATCTATCTTTACAGACACCAAAAACATTGCAGCCAGAGAGTCAAGATTCAGTTCAGTAAGTCTGAGTTAAAAGCACTTCTGGAACTTCTCTCTGAAGGCAGCATGGCTCTGACTCATTTGAGCTGGACTTGTAAGCAGATGCTTGGGGATGCCTTATCCAGATGCTTGAAGATTTGAAGGCTTTGCAGATACTGCACAAAATGATGCTCAATATCTTGGATTATGGACTGCTGTGTATTTCCAATTTTGGATCAGGAGTGCCCAGCTTATACCAGATTTCATAGGAGGCTCCAGCCTTTTATAGCCTTGTAATGCCACAAGTTTCAGTATATCCAGAAGCctcccagttttttgtttgtttgtttgtttttgttttgagagtaCACCAGGATTGCCTTGAACTTCAGACCCTTCTGCATCCTCCCCCCTGATAGGATGATCAGGCACCACCTGTTTTCTTGATAATAAGCTGAGGCTGACAGCTTGCAGAGTGCAATTGGAAGCACAGAACCCCAGGAAACCAATCATAGTTTTAAATCCTCCTTCTGCTACTTAGTATCTGTGAGATTGGGCAAGAAACTTGATTCCTTTAATCCTCAGCTTCCTTTCTGAAACAGGCataggtgagttcaaggccagcctgtcctgTATGggaccctatcttaaaaagagaaagaaagcttgCATGTTCTTAGCCTCTTCTTCTATgtgctgtgtgtttctctttctgtttactttaaaatttactaGTATAAAGTGCTTCATGAGATTAGAAATTCCTCCCTATGGTGTGAACCTGTGGTCAATAATGAGAATATGAAACTAGAGGTTTTGGTTTCGCTATTGCTGATGATCAGACATACAAGCAACTAGCTGCCTCACGGTGTTGACTGTTGCCTCTTCTCTTACACAGACTGCACACATATattcttgttctctttcacaGACTGCACACATGTATTCCTGTTCTCTTGCACAGACTGCACACATGTATTCCTCTTCTCTTGCACAGACCGCACACATGTATTCTTATTCTTTTGCACAGACTGCACGTATGTATTCTGGAGCAAAAACTGGGTTGGTGACTGATGTTCAGCGGGAGCAGCAGGATCTCAAGAAACAGGACCAAGACACCACAGCCTTTGGAGGTACAAACGAGAGCATTCAGGGGCCACTTCCAGCTCGTGTagctctctgtcttttctgtttttaagtgtGGCTTATTGTATTTGCTAGTTGAAACTTTTCATTGCTTCCATGTGTCTACTCAGGTTTTTGTGCAGCACTTTAACCTCAGTAATCCAAGCGCTGCTTTCCCCTGATGTGCATATGTTGGTGGGAGCTCTGTGGCCTGACTGTGGAGTTCTTACCAGCATGAAGATCCCAAGCAGCTGGTCTTGAGTGCTAGAATGTTATTTGATTGTGATGCTTggtgtttatctttaaaaatgtgatttcCCATCATAGCTCAGTTTGAATTTGCTGAAACGGTGTTTCGAGACAAGTCTGGTCGGAAGAGGAATTTGAAGCTGGAACGCCTGGagcagaggagaaaagcagagaaggacTCAGAGCGAGATGAGCTTTATGCCCAGTGGGGCAAAGGGTAAGAACACAAAGCTGATCTGGGGATGAGCCTCAGGTGCTGGGTCTCTGAGAGATGGTAGGCTCCTACCTCCAGCTGGGATTCTGAGCTTTTACGCTATTAGCCTCTGCTGctacaaagaggaaattctgcAGAGTAGCATTGCAGTTCCTCAATGTAGGGGGAAATGGTTACCCAggatgcttcttttgttttgccCAGGCTTGCCCAGAgccggcagcagcagcagaatgtAGAGGATGCAATGAAGGAGATGCAGAAGCCTCTGGCCCGCTATATCGATGATGAAGATCTGGATCGGATGctgagagaacaagagagagagggggaccCGATGGCCAACTTCATTAAGAAGAATAAGGCTAAGGAGAACAAGCACAAGAAAGGTGAGACTGGGAGTTGCCAGAGCTGGAGGTGGGTTAAGAGGCATGGACACAGCTTTCAACAGAGGAGCCTGCCCACAGCTGTAATGCCTGTTGGAAGCTTGGGTTCAAAACAATGGGAACTCTCATGAAGAATTTTCTCCCATTGCCATCTAGCTCTGAATCAAATTATGACAGtagctaatttcttttttctcatttttgtctttAGTGAGGCCTCGCTATAATGGTCCTGCACCTCCTCCCAATAGATTCAATATCTGGCCTGGATACCGCTGGGATGGAGTGGACAGGTAGAtgtgatttctgtttttcttctctcttctgcctggctcttttttttcttcctttgacacaaggtttctctgtgtactgttggctgtcctgaaactcgctctgtataccaggctggccttgaactcacaggaatacagctgcctctgccttccaagtgctgggattaaaggtatgcaccaccaccatccagccttcTTTTGCCTGCCTTaaccttctctgtttttcttttttcgtttttgtttttgagacagtgtctcactacatagcccggCTGATCTCAGCTCGTGTAccacttcctgagtactgggaatgCAGGCGTTGGAACCACAGCTGGCTTTGTGCTGTCTTAGATCCGTCTATGCTTTTCCCCACTCTCTCCTGCTTTGTGTGTGTCAGTTCTAAGGTTTGGGGTATTTCTCCCATTCCTTTCCATGTCCTTTCAAAAGCTCAGGACAGATAACCGAAGCAACTCTGACAGGACACACTTTTGTTTCAAACATTGGCCAGAGGATGAGTGAGGCTTGTGTGCTGCATCCTTCTCTGTGTTGTGTCTTTACCAGGAATTCTCTTCGCTGTTCTAGGAGGAAGTCCGAGGTAATGTCTGAGCCCTGCCACCTCACGTGGTTACTTACTAGTGCCTCACTTGAGTACTCAAGAGACTTCCTGACTGCCAGGACAGCTCCTGCCCACTGCCAGTCGCAGGTCCCATCTCAGTGCCCACACGGACGTTAGCATTTAGTATGATGATTCTCAGAGTTGTAAATCTCAGGACCCTGTTATACTCtgctagtgagatggctctgtgggtgaagGCACTTGATGCCAAGCCTAATGATGTGAGTTCAAGTCTTGGGACCCATGTCTTGAAAATTGTTTCTTCCTCCGCACAttcatttgagtgtgtgtgtgcccatatgaacaaatgtataattttgaaaaaaactaGTGAAGATCCCAAAAAGCTTTTTatgttgattatttatttatagtcactatattaaaaatttaagtatatttttaaaagcatatatttactatataaataataaagcttCTATATGCTAATATAATTACTATtacatttaatgaaaaataattattttccaaCAAACCAAAAGGACAGAATTGATTTAACTTTTTGCAGATGTAATTAATGTCTAGTTTATAGTAGAGAGCTAGATTCGGAATTTGTCTATTGTGGCATGTTTGGATGAAGTGCAGGCGGGAAGTACAGGCTGCCGTGTCACCGGCAGGAAAGGGAGgtacagagcaaagaaaaatacctACTCCTTACACTTTTATGTGGGTCTGAAACATGCAAAGAGCTTTTGATAGTTTTGCATTAAAATTTATGGTCtttgtggctttttccttttcttcgagacaggctctctctctgtagccctggtacTCACCTGGAATTTTCTtattatagaccaggttggtcttgaactcatagacatctacctgccaagttctgggattaaagtcatgtccCACCATTGCTTGCATACACAATTTATagtctcttcccccccccccccccccccttttaagtttatttttgtatgtatctaTGCGGGAAGAATGCTGGggcatccagaagagggcatccccCGAGACTGGAATTACAATacggtgctgggactcaaacacaggtcctctggaagagcagccagttagttatcttaatccctgagccatctctccagcccatggacgTTTTATGTTTTGCATCTTTTACCCATGCATGGTATTATTGCATGTATTGGTCTTGTGTGACATGTAGATCTGCTGAGTTTTCACACTTCCAAATGGTGACATTTTCACTGTGCACTGTCAGAAAATCACTTGGTATACTGAGAAGTTTCTCTGAAATGCACAATGGATTGGTCCAGAATATTTGCATATTCTTTTGAGTCTCCCTTGTGACTGTTGCACTTGATATATGTTCTGCAGTTACTTGGGAAGATGGCACTTTATAAAATCTGTTAGGCTAAGGTGGCATTGGAGTTTCCAAAACCTGTGGCCTGAtgtcttatttgttttctg
This genomic interval carries:
- the Bud13 gene encoding BUD13 homolog isoform X1, giving the protein MAAAPPVSKAEYLKRYLSGADAGLEGGSESVRKRRKKRPKPGGAAGKGMRIVDDDVGWAAISTTKPEKEEEEDGDLPVVAEFVDERPEEVKQMEAFRSSAKWKLLGDHSEDGHFRHDEQDPSSPRRVRHDTPDPSSRRARHDTPDPSPPRKTRHDTPDPSPPRRVRHDTPDPSPPRRARHDTPDPSPPRRSRHDTPDPSPPRRSRHDTPDPSPPRRSRHDTPDPSPPRRSRHVSDTSPPRKSHRNSSGASSRRGHPCSSGVSPPRRAHNHSPDTATHRRTFDTSNPQHLRRARHDSPDLELSRTKSSKAAERSSSKAVHQRGLGPSHPSFSKNSKYRQDSDLSPRKRQAKAHVGAKKQFDPKGVCQKASDSDLSPPRQKQNPGHQDSDADLSPPRNRQRRRSSDSDLSPPRRRQRTKSSDSDLSPPRRSPRPGKKTARMYSGAKTGLVTDVQREQQDLKKQDQDTTAFGAQFEFAETVFRDKSGRKRNLKLERLEQRRKAEKDSERDELYAQWGKGLAQSRQQQQNVEDAMKEMQKPLARYIDDEDLDRMLREQEREGDPMANFIKKNKAKENKHKKVRPRYNGPAPPPNRFNIWPGYRWDGVDRSNGFEQKRFARLASKKAVEELAYKWSVEDM
- the Bud13 gene encoding BUD13 homolog isoform X2; amino-acid sequence: MEAPGRRVRHDTPDPSSRRARHDTPDPSPPRKTRHDTPDPSPPRRVRHDTPDPSPPRRARHDTPDPSPPRRSRHDTPDPSPPRRSRHDTPDPSPPRRSRHDTPDPSPPRRSRHVSDTSPPRKSHRNSSGASSRRGHPCSSGVSPPRRAHNHSPDTATHRRTFDTSNPQHLRRARHDSPDLELSRTKSSKAAERSSSKAVHQRGLGPSHPSFSKNSKYRQDSDLSPRKRQAKAHVGAKKQFDPKGVCQKASDSDLSPPRQKQNPGHQDSDADLSPPRNRQRRRSSDSDLSPPRRRQRTKSSDSDLSPPRRSPRPGKKTARMYSGAKTGLVTDVQREQQDLKKQDQDTTAFGAQFEFAETVFRDKSGRKRNLKLERLEQRRKAEKDSERDELYAQWGKGLAQSRQQQQNVEDAMKEMQKPLARYIDDEDLDRMLREQEREGDPMANFIKKNKAKENKHKKVRPRYNGPAPPPNRFNIWPGYRWDGVDRSNGFEQKRFARLASKKAVEELAYKWSVEDM